The Penicillium oxalicum strain HP7-1 chromosome V, whole genome shotgun sequence genomic interval GGACTGATTCCGGTATTTGTCCAGGTttctgggagagagagagggggaaggatTGGAGGGCGAGCGGTTTCCATGGAAATTCATACATGGAGGAATTGATGGAGGAATTGATGAAGgatgagggagaagaggaggagaaggagggaagGGCGATAGAAAACTAACCATTGTAGGAACAATAAATGCAAAGCCCGTGTCATTTCGCATATCGGCGACATGGCCCAGAATGGGCGGGACGACTGCACCACCGCAGACGCCGCCGACGATGAAGCCCGAGCCACGCTTGTAGTGGCGGCCCAGACCGCGGATTCCCAGTGCGACGATCGTGGGAAAACAGACGGATTCAAAGAAGAGGACCAGATAGAGCATTGCTGTGGgtagaagaggaggagggagttAGCGTTGATGTGAGAATTGGAATTGGGCATTGAGGGACATGATCGTCTTCTTGACCTAAggctgtctctctcttttcatttctaGACCCCTTTTGAGAGAGAACAATAGTTCTgtgaggagaggaaaaagcaaggaaaaggaaataaaaaaaataatcatAGACCTACCAATGCCCGTCTGATTCCTCTGCGTCACAGAAGCAGCCAAGAAAGCCACACAGCACGAAAGGTAAACGCCAAAGACCCATCGGGCCTTGACAAACTTCATGATTCCCGAGCCCAGGAATCGGCCCACGGCAAAGGCACCCTGCGCACCAGCCAGAAGTTTGGCCCCCTTGGCACCGTCAGTTCCAGGCCAGGTATCTTCGGCATAGTTGATGAAGTAGCCCGCGATGGCAACTATATTTGTGCAGAGAAGAGATCTATGGTTAGCTGGATATTCTCACTAGAGCAAATCTCTTCCTAGGACGGGTATCCCATAAGGTTCATCTTGATCGAGAAAGATGGAACATACCCTGTGCACCAGTATACGTGAACTGCGCCAGGGCCGCATGAAACAGTTTATATTGTTTCCAAAACGGCTTGTCCTGCTCATCGACATGAGTGGCCGCCACTTGAAATGCCATGTCCTCGTCCGTGACTTCGGGAATGTTCGAAACAAAGAAGACGGCTGCGAGACAGAAGACGAAGATTCCGATTGCCAAATAGACCCATTGCACGCGCTGAAGGGCTGTGACAGTATCGTCCGTTTCGGTAAAGAAGACGTAGGAGCCCAGGACGGGGCCGACGACAGTGCCGATGGCGTTGAAGGACTGAGCAAAGTTGATTCGAATTTCTGCGTAGCGGGGGGGACCGCAGACTATGGTtgggcaagaaaaagagatgcATCAGTAAAATTGTCTTTCCTTGACTCAGAGCACCTAGTGTTGTAAGGAATAGATATTTGGCGCTGCTCTCGATATGGATGacctcttctccgtctcatCCACGCAGGTATACACGCCAAAGGGTATGGTAATGCATGGAGGCGGGCATTTGAGGTCGAGCTCAATGACTTACCAGTCAAGTATGGGTTTGCCGCCGTCTCCAATGAACCAAGTCCCGATCCAATGACAAACGTGGCCCCGCAAAATCCACCGAAGGATTGATTTAGACCGGCCGGCCACATGCACAGCGCACCGATACCATATAAGGTGAGACCGAAAATGAAGACTGTCTTGTATCCATAGTGGCGAAGGATCCAGTTGGCATAGCCCAGAGAGGCTAGTGGATATGCCCTGCATTGATAGAAGAACTTGGTTAGCTCATCTGGGAGGTTTGATCGCTCAATGACTTATCAAAAAGTATCTCCGGCCTCAAAATTCTTGGTCGTTCTCCCTCGAGACACCACCTTGTGAGTGCTCGGGGTAGGTGCATGAGCAGTACATACCCAAAGTACGCTGCTTGAAGACCCGCCGATCGCGTGCGATCAATATGTAATGTGTTCTGGAAATGTTTGTTCAACGTGTCCAGAAGCCCGTATGCAAAGCCCTGTTCAAAGTTTGTGAGTAAACTATACATTGACCTGATGACGGAGATATGATTCGAGCGCGGCTGAACCACACAGTTGCCATGTGTGAGTCCATTACGGAACGAAAGAAAGATTTCATGAAGCGAACGCATGGGACATACCCAGAGAAAGAACAGGATGGTGACGAGACTGAGGGGCCAGAGACTCTGGCGCAAGGTCAGTGTCGAGGCGGACGTGGTTTTGCGATTGTCGATGCGCAAACCAGAGCGGTTTTTGAAGGCTTCTTTGAGACCCATGATGGTGATCAAGTAATGAATGTATGGAAGCCGAGATGCCTAGTCCTATGGTCTGTAGATGATGGATACCGCTGCCATTCAATTACCAGAAAGAACAAGGGCGCCAGTCAGGGAAACGGAAAGGGTTTTCTGTCAAGAGAAACAAATTAATGTTAAGTATGCTCAGGTCGACGATATTCAAAGATAAGCCGATGTATATGGGTAGttgaaatggatgaagatggaacTCTTCATTATTCGTCTATGAAAAATCCGGCTCAGGTCTGGGACCATGAGGCTGGAATCTCGAGTGAATTATAAAAGAATCGACCTCCACACGCCGAGGACGTATGGGAATGGCAAGAGTCACCAACGATATTTCCCATGTCCGTCCAGTCTGCAAGTAAATACCCGCTTGTTGGCGAAAACTTAAGGTAGGATTGGGACTTGGATCTCTGCATCACGTCAGAACCACCCAAAAGCCGGACCGACCCCATCGCGTACTCCACGCAGCCTCTTTTTCCTGGCTGAGTGACCAGACTTCAACTTTGCCTGGCCCACTGCTATGCCCGTTTGGTAGATCATCCAAACAATTGCCGCTTTCTCTCCCACTCTTTTTCTGCGTGGTCGGGTCGGTCTTCTCCGCATCTCCAACGTGATCGGGGTTGGACGCCTCCACTTGATGCACAAATCCGGGGTACACTCACGGGCCAAGCGCGGAGAGACTTTTGTCGATCCCTGCTTGGTCGTACCCTTGAGGACAGGTGCGCAATAGATCGGTCATGGCAGAAGATACGGTAGTAATAACACTGAATGAATCTCCCCCACAAAGAATGGGTTTTCCAGGCTCagagctcttcctcgagaatgtTCACTCATCGGCCGCCCGTGAAGACTCGGCGAAGTCCCTCAAGCCGCCTGTTCACGAGAACACTTCCCCCAAAATCCAATGGCGCCAATATATAGACGCCATCTGATCTCCGAGGAACAAAGGAAGGGAAATGCGACCGGAGAATCCAAATTTGCGGGGAAGAAAAGTAGCGAAGAGATACAGCGCAGCTCATGATCCAAGGCCGATGCGGGACGACAGAGTGGGAATCAACCCGCACAGTGTAAGATGCCAACGTGCTACTGCAGAGCCGACCAGGCTACGACTGGGTAAGAGTGGAATCGCATGTCCGATGATTGGATGTTTGCCCCCAGATCTTGGTGGGCAGTCTTGGATGGGGAAAGGGGGGATCAAGGGGGCGGCTGCCAAGTCTGGGTGTGTCGTCCAAGGTTGCAGGGCACTGGTGCGAATGGATAATATCAGAACAGAGTTGGGTCGTAGCCTTCGGGTATTTGATTCGGATATTTGACCACCCGGGTTGTGGCCCCGGTACAGAGGCTGTCTGATTGCCGAAAAGTCAGGGTGGTTGCAAAGATCGAAGGTTGGCACTCGACTGCATCTGTGTATTTGTTCCATGCGATTGACTGGATGCGGAGAGAGGGACAGGGAGATGGGTAGAAGAATTAATAAGAGCGGTTCGAGCCATCCTTTTCCAAAGGACAGGCTACTGCTTAGGATGAATCCGAGTCTGAAAGGAACGGCGATACGGAAGCGAAGGTTGTGGTCTACCTGAGCAAGCCCAGACTGGGGTGATCATGTGCTATCGACAGCAAAGTACGACCCATAACTCATACCATACACAGACGGTAGACTGAATCAACGGCTTCTCAACTGTCCatcgtgaaaaaaaaaccctcagTAGGTTCGTTTCAGAGGTGCTCAAGGGCATGGTCAACGTGTCATTCTTAGGTAGTAGTAAGAGTCATCTATAAAAAGACATCCGTACTCCGAGGGCCACCGGGTGATCAAAAAGACATCATCCTCGctggggggagaagggggaaaaacatTCACAGATCTAGATCAGCATCTAGCAGTCGCTCTATTCAGAATTGAAAATTGATTCCGAGTCTCCCGTGGCCCCTCAATGTCCATCTCTAGTATGCAAAAGATGACCGTTCGGTCCATGAGGATGCCTCGAGGAACTCTCCTTTTTACGCAGTCTTGGGCTTGCCAATGCTACCATTCGAGGCATGCAGAGACGTGACCTTGGTATTGTACAATTGGCGTTCGATGAACTTGAGACCTTCGTCGATGACACTAGACGCGGAGGCTCGGGTTAGCGTTCAAGAGCTCAGAAGCATGGTCCCAtgaaaggaggaagagaaactCACATGACGGGAGCACTGATCACGAGAACCGCCTTCCATTCAGTCCAGTTTAAAGGCAGAATGGCAAACAGCGTCTGCAAGAAGGGAATGTAGAGAATGGCAAAGTGGAGGATCATCGACAGGGTGATGGCGTAGACCAGCATCGGGTTGTTGTGCAAGAAGAACGTGAACAGCGATTCGCTGGAGGACAGGGCGTTCATAGCGTTGAACATCTCAATGACAACCAGGATAGACAACGAGACAGTCGACGCGGACTTGGCCATGTCGTTGCTGAACATCTCACAGCCAATCTCGGGGAAGAGCGAGGAGCATTGATGGAAGTGAGACTGTAAAAAATCGATCGAGTTAGCGTGATtggttttccttttccccctttttcccccctcttcttttgGCTTCTTCGCCTACCGAGCAGCACCTCCGGGGTGCAGCACTCCTGCCATAATAGCCAGAAACTTACCAGATTATAATACGAGATCTGAGGTCCCTCCGGGTTGTACATGAACCACCACACGTAGCCAAAAACGGTGGCGGCACCAACGTAAGTACCAATGACCATGTAACGGAACAGCAACCAGCCGCCCACGAGAGGCTCATCGCGACGACGGGGAGGACGCTTCATCACGTCATGGTCGGCAGGGTTGAACGAGAGGGCAGTGGCGGGAAGACCGTCCGTGACCAGGTTGACCCACAAAAGTTGCACGGGAACCAAAGCCTCGGGCATCCCAAGAGCGGcagtgaggaagatggagaccACTTCACCAATGTTCGACGAGATCAAGTACCGGATGAACTGCTGGGTGTTGCTATAGATCGAGCGACCCTCTTCCACGGCGACGGTGATGGTGGCAAAGTTATCATCCGCCAAAACCATGTCGGCGGCCAGCTTGGCAACGTCGGTACCTGTACCCATGGCGACACCAATGTCAGACTTCTTGAGAGCGGGGGCGTCATTGACGCCATCACCAGTCATGGCGACAACGTGGTTCAAGGATTGAAGGAGATCAACCAGCTGCGACTTGTGACTAGGTTCCGTGCgcgagaagagagatgcAGTCTGGAcagccttcatcttctcggACTCACTCAGGCTATCGAATTCGCGGCCAGTGAAACTCTTGCCAGTCAGGTCTTCATTGGGTCCAAAGATGCCAATCTGGCGACATATGGCCTCGGCGGTGTTGCGGTTATCGCCAGTGATAACGATGACACGAATACCAGCCTGGTGACATTTCTGGATAGAAGCAGCAACCtcaggacgaggaggatccAGCATACCAACCAATCCAATGAGAGTCATGTTCTGCTCGAGCTTGGCATAGTCCTCCGTGGTGGATGCGGTCTTCAGCAATTCGTTTCCAGAAACATTGTCCACACTGGCGAGGGCCATGACCCGCAGACCGCGGTTACCGTACTCGACAATCTCTTCGGAGATCAGCTTCGCGTGACTCGCGGTCATAGACACACGAGAACCTTCCGAGCCCTGCAGAATGTGGGAACAGCGCTCCAGGATCGATTCGGGCGCACCCTTGACCAGCAGCTTTTGATCGTGACCTTGACCCACGAGAACGGACATACTCTTGCGGTCGCGTGAGAATTCGTAGGTAGCCTGAAGAGCACAGCGGGATTCGTAATATGCAGAGGCGGCATGGAGACGCTCGGAAGCTGGCTTGCTGAAGATCTTCTGGTTCAGCGCCGAATCAGGAGTACCGATCTTTTCAACCAGGCAGCGCAAAGCAGCCTCCGTGGGTTCACCCATGTTAGAGAATGCACCAGATTTCGCATCACAAGCCAGGGTAGCCGCATTGCAGAGCGCCGAGACTTCTGCGATTCGAGCGACAGTAGACGAAGAAGCAGCGATGTTTTCGACGACCTTGCCATTGCGAGTCAACTTGCCCTCGGGTGCGAAAGTGGTGCCCTCGActtcaatttcctccaaTCCGGTGCCCAGACTGTTGACGTACACAATCTTCTCCACGCTCATCTGGTTGGTGGTCAGGGTTCCGGTCTTGTCGGAGCAGATGACACTGCAGCTACCCAGAGTTTCCACCGAGGGCAAAGAGCGGACCACGGCATTCTTCTGGGCCATCTTTCGAGTTCCCAGAGCCAAGCAGGTAGTGATGACAACGGCGAGACCTTCAGGAATGGCAGCAACACCGAGCGAAACGGCAATCTTGAGGTAGTAGATGGCACCCTTGGTCCAGCTACCGCCGAAGGAAGGGTCGTTGAAGTGCTCAATGTTAATCAGCCACACGAGGACACAAATTACCGTGATGACCTTGGCGAGCATGTCGCCAAAGTCATTCAGCTTCTGCTTCAAGGGGGTAGGCTCGGAAATCTGGTTAGTAATGCTGTCGTGAATATCACCAATGGCAGTAGATCCACCAGTCAACACAACCAACGCTGTAGCATGGCCGGTGACGACAGTAGTGCCGGAGAAAAGCATGTTGATCTGGTCCTGCTTGACAGCCTGACGATCCTTCACAGTCCTGATATCCTTTCCAACACTCTCACTCTCGCCAGTGAGAATGGCCTGGTCCACACGGAAGCTGTTGCTGTGGATGGAGAGCAAGCGACAGTCGGCAGGAATTCGGTCACCAACAGCGACGTGGATCACGTCACCGGGCACCAAatcctcggccttgacctTTTGAACCTTTCCATCACGCACAACCTTGGCCTCGTTGGCCGAGTATTCCTGCAGAGCCGCAATTGCTTTCTCGGCACTGCTCTCTTGGGTGACACCGACGACCGCATTGAGGATCAAAATGGTCAGAATCTGTTTGCGAGAGAACCACAGTCAGATCAGAAAGGCTATGTAGGCGGGACATGATGGGAATGAGCGAAACCTACAACAACAGGGTCCACAAAGGCAGTCCAGTCGTCGCCTTCTTCGAAGAGAGCCAGAACGAATGACACAGCTGCCGAGCCAAGTAGTATCAGAACGAGCTGATCCTTGAACTGTTCCAAAATCAATTCCCACATTGGGGTAGGCGGTTCCTCGGCAAGTGCTGCGGAATGACAATTTCTTAGTGGTCGTTCAATAGGGGATGCGATAATAGCGTCTCGAGCCTTAAGTGTCACTTACCATTGGGACCGTGCTTCTTTCTGGACTGAAGCACGGCATCGGCATTGAGACCATCATGTTCTGAAACATGGAAATGCCCCAGCGCTTCCGCTGGGCTATACAGAAATGCATTCTCCATAGCTGCGGTTTCGCGTCCCGCGGGAGGGGATTGCTGTCTCGTTCAGAGACTCGAAAGCTCGGGAGAAATGCGGAGTAGGAAACTGAGGCTGTAGAAAGAAATGAtacaaaggggaaaaaagaaagaaaagaagaaccgGACTAATCACGGCACGTAGAAGGTCAGCTGGGAAAAAGCTGCAAACAAGAATCAGCAACGCCGAGAACAAGCGAGGGACAGAACGTGTTGATATAGGCGGGACCTTCTTGTCGGTAATTGATAGGATCCAGCGAGCGGAGACACAACGTGTTCTCATCCAGTGGATTCCATGACTTCCATTTCGTCCCCATCGGCGGAGCTGACTCATCAAGGGGCGGGCCCCGACCGCCATCGCAGGGCTGAGCGCTCGATGAATTCCCCCCCGGAGTGAGTATCGCATTTCGAGAGCCGCCTGGTCAGTGCCCTGATTACACTCACTACACGTTATGCTGGTTGCAAACAGACGCCTCATCTAGGTGCATTTGCCCTCTGATTCTGGTGGTGCAGAATTCGGATCTATGCTGGTAGAATCACCAGATAATGCACCTTCTACCAGAAATCTAGTCGCGGTTTATAGACTGTGATGGCATCGCGCATCAGACACCTTGGTGGTAGAAAAAGTTGCCCATCACCACTGCATTCTGTGGTCTCGTTCGAGGAAATTGACGCAAGCTATGGGCCTCTTCGCTAGGCTGCTTCATTTTTGGACCTATTGCCTGTTACGTGTGGAGCTTGCCTGCACTCTTGGCAGGCAGAGGGGTCTCCGCAGACACCGCATGGGCATCAAGATCCCAGCGCACCTTTACAGAGCTGCAGAGAGCCTTGTTCCTGATAGGGCTGATGGTGGCAGGCTACATTTGCCCAACTCTTGTATCTTTGCAGGTCAGGACTTGGGTCTTTGGTCCAGTGTCCCGACAAGCTCCATCAGCGACCGTGCTGCTCCCAATGCCGGTCTCCCTGTGAGGATTCTGGCCATGGATCCGTGGTAGTGGCCACCACGATTGTTCATTCGAGGCTAGTACACAAAGAGTGTTGCATAAAATGATCTCATTAAGTCGACGATCACGCTTGTATTGTGTGGCGGTGATGATCTTCCGATTCGATGTGTTCCATGGAATTTTAGGTGGGCAGCAGAGCACCCGGGTTTCACTGCTCTCGGGGGCTGAACGGTGAGCAACTGCATTCAGCCTCTGAAACTCGTTCATTCAATCGGTAAAAGCTTTGTTGTCTTTCGCAGACTTGAAATTCATTTCGTTCCTGCCTCGGGCGCCTTCATCCGGGGTCTTGATATACTGAGCAATCGTGACATTTCCAGCTGCCAGCCAGCCTTTCACTTTTGGGAAAACTATTGCGGTCTTCGAATTCAGCCTTGCAGGGCTCCCCATATTAAAGGCCCGAATCTTAGTCTGTGACCGTGCTTTCAAGGCAGACTCAGCATTATTCTGCCCAAAGATTACGAATGAAGAGCAATGCCTTTGCTTTTGTCTAgggcctttcttttctgctaGTGATGAGAGTCTGGGAACTACCCAAATCTATGACAACCCGTGAAGATGGCCTTGCAGTAGGGACAAGATGGGTGACTTCCTTCTTTCGAGACAGTATGCGCTCACTACCTAGTGTAAATTGGTTTGAGGCACTAGATTGAAGACAGATGGGCCTCACCAGGTGGGGAGACACCTCGTCCTGTCCTTTCGGATCCAGGCTGCGTTGTAGCCATGCCCCCATGTAGACGAAACTGCAGATAAACGATTTCATCGGATCGAGGTGGATCCAAAACTTTGATAGTCTGCTCGCATTTCGTCTGCTATCAGCATGATACATATTGGCCGTTCCAGAACTGTTCCATGCTCTCTAAATTTCCAACCTTATGGATCCAGAAAGGTTGGTTGACTAACGTTCTCGTTCATCGGTGGAGTCAGAGTCAACCGCCCATGGCAGAGTCGGTAGATTGCTGGCGGCACTTTCATCTTTCTGGTTTGGATTCAACAGCGGCAGTCTATTCAAATTAAGTATATATCATTCTGTCCCTGGCAATTCTCATTACATCTTGGCAAGCTCTTCAGTATGATGGACTTGTGGCTCGGAGACAGAACAGCATCTACAGTCAATCGGCAAAGTCCTTGTTGCGATGTAGAAGTCCCCAAGCTGGGTTAGAACTGGTCAGTACCTTGAACAGATCAAGCGTGCGGCTGCAAGTATCGGTAAATACCCATGTTCTGGACGCAGATCAGCGTCCTTGAAGTCCCCAATGCAGTCTGCAATCGTCAACCAGCCTGACTGCGcatgcctttttcttcttgcaaGTGCAGTCTGCGTAGTAAGCCAAGTGTCAAATTACGAGTGTTCTTGTTTCATAACTTAGGTTCGATGCTCAACAGCGCCTCTGATGATGGGTTGTGCGATACAAGAAGGATTGTATGCAGTCTGCGGTGTATGCACTACATCATCGGTAGGGTGCCGTGTCAACCCAACCTTACTCGTGCTGGAAGGTTCGATTCCGTCATTGTCTTCTCTAGACCTCCCCCTGCATGGACCCAAGTCGCCCAACGCCTGCCGCCATGCCGCGGTTAGGGTCGTGTCCCAACTCCCACTATCGTGGCGGCGCAAAAAGCGTCTCATCCAATGAGTTGCTGTCAACGAGCCACTAGGAAGATTGCGCTGGTTGCGAACAGGACTCCGACTTGGCTGTTCATATCCTGGCAAATTGTTCATATACGGGCTGGCCAATGGCTAGTACCAGCTCCCGCGAGGCTGACTCGGTAATTTGTTTACGTGCATTGTGTGCCGAGAGGGCTGGCCGGTCGCAGAAAGTAAACATGCATGTGTACATTCCAGGGTCTTTAATTTTTGAACACAAACATACAAACATGCAACGCATATAAAACctctactttttttttactctgTGATGAGATCTTGTAGGTGTCTCAGTAAATATGGAAGTTTTATTATTCTGGGTGTGGACCCCCAGAGTAACAAAGGAAGCCAGGTATTATACACGGCTACACACTGCCCAATCTACAATACACACGACACTTAATTACACTATTTTGAGGCGTGATTGAGGCTGGTTTGATCATTGGGATGGCAAACAGGCTGCATGGCTGTCAGCGGCTTATACCTCATTGCCTACAGGAGTTTGTTCAAGTTTTGTAAAGTGCGGTATTGAATTCTTGGGATATTTTTGACCCGAGTTCCTGAAACATGCGCAGACTTCGATAATAGCATGTGAGCCTATGGGAAGGGTGAGCAGGCGTCAAGTCTTCAGTACCTGGTCACAATGTTGGCCCCTAGGTATTGCGGATACGACTGTCCCGCCTGAGAGCAGCACTGAGGCACAATACAGAGCAGTCACGGACGTGTATTATTTGTTATGGTGGTCAACACCCgtctcttccccccaaaCTCACTCACCACATCGACTCCATCCAcgactctctccctctttctttccccccccacttAGTCCTCATCTAACCCCCATTGCTCTTCCTCACTCCATCCTCCTTTCTTTGAGATCTCCCAATATCTACGCTTtttcaacccccccccctttctttcaaCTCACCAAAACTCTCCTCTAAAACATCAACCATCACTATGGGTTCTGAGGTATGTTCTAGCCCAAAAGCGTCTCTACCCCTCCATCGGGCGCTCTCTGAGCTGTCACCGCCATCGCAAGCCCATCACGACTTTCACAGTTTTATCCCCCTTCATTCCCATCCACTTTGTTTGAATATGAGAAAT includes:
- a CDS encoding Sarcoplasmic/endoplasmic reticulum calcium ATPase 1 produces the protein MENAFLYSPAEALGHFHVSEHDGLNADAVLQSRKKHGPNALAEEPPTPMWELILEQFKDQLVLILLGSAAVSFVLALFEEGDDWTAFVDPVVILTILILNAVVGVTQESSAEKAIAALQEYSANEAKVVRDGKVQKVKAEDLVPGDVIHVAVGDRIPADCRLLSIHSNSFRVDQAILTGESESVGKDIRTVKDRQAVKQDQINMLFSGTTVVTGHATALVVLTGGSTAIGDIHDSITNQISEPTPLKQKLNDFGDMLAKVITVICVLVWLINIEHFNDPSFGGSWTKGAIYYLKIAVSLGVAAIPEGLAVVITTCLALGTRKMAQKNAVVRSLPSVETLGSCSVICSDKTGTLTTNQMSVEKIVYVNSLGTGLEEIEVEGTTFAPEGKLTRNGKVVENIAASSSTVARIAEVSALCNAATLACDAKSGAFSNMGEPTEAALRCLVEKIGTPDSALNQKIFSKPASERLHAASAYYESRCALQATYEFSRDRKSMSVLVGQGHDQKLLVKGAPESILERCSHILQGSEGSRVSMTASHAKLISEEIVEYGNRGLRVMALASVDNVSGNELLKTASTTEDYAKLEQNMTLIGLVGMLDPPRPEVAASIQKCHQAGIRVIVITGDNRNTAEAICRQIGIFGPNEDLTGKSFTGREFDSLSESEKMKAVQTASLFSRTEPSHKSQLVDLLQSLNHVVAMTGDGVNDAPALKKSDIGVAMGTGTDVAKLAADMVLADDNFATITVAVEEGRSIYSNTQQFIRYLISSNIGEVVSIFLTAALGMPEALVPVQLLWVNLVTDGLPATALSFNPADHDVMKRPPRRRDEPLVGGWLLFRYMVIGTYVGAATVFGYVWWFMYNPEGPQISYYNLSHFHQCSSLFPEIGCEMFSNDMAKSASTVSLSILVVIEMFNAMNALSSSESLFTFFLHNNPMLVYAITLSMILHFAILYIPFLQTLFAILPLNWTEWKAVLVISAPVIVIDEGLKFIERQLYNTKVTSLHASNGSIGKPKTA